Proteins from a genomic interval of Caulobacter rhizosphaerae:
- a CDS encoding helix-turn-helix domain-containing protein, producing the protein MTEPADDQVVISRAEYEELLAFRAKRTRPAEVVALIRAGATPLRAWRRYRGMTQAQLAAAGGVTQGHLSELEVRGGKQGSFLTMRFLARALETSLDLL; encoded by the coding sequence ATGACCGAACCCGCCGACGACCAGGTCGTCATCTCCCGCGCCGAATACGAGGAGCTGCTGGCCTTTCGCGCCAAGCGGACCCGGCCGGCGGAGGTCGTCGCCTTGATCCGCGCCGGCGCCACGCCTCTGCGCGCTTGGCGCCGCTATCGCGGCATGACCCAGGCCCAGCTCGCGGCGGCCGGCGGCGTCACCCAGGGCCACCTGTCCGAGCTGGAGGTGCGTGGCGGAAAGCAGGGCTCGTTCCTGACGATGCGATTCCTGGCCCGCGCCCTGGAGACGTCGCTCGACCTGCTCTAG